One window of Stigmatopora nigra isolate UIUO_SnigA chromosome 14, RoL_Snig_1.1, whole genome shotgun sequence genomic DNA carries:
- the npm1b gene encoding nucleophosmin 1b isoform X2: MDGDISDMSRPQMYLFGCTLTSDKREYKVDVDDDETEQQLSLKAVCLGADAEEKFHTVEVEAHTFDGKATKIPLVVLKPSVLPSMGLGGFEITPPVTLRLLSGSGPVYISGQHFVSVKDSDIEEEEHNSSPVKRPAGLMLGGKTSLKKLKMDSEEDSDEDEDDDDDEEDDDEEDDSDEDEVTPQKSIKKGPETSKKANKKLMKHNGPAPKTSGSLVKPQNKTPVPGKDKAQTVPLESPLLAEIKSKLSASAKEGKPLPKSEQKFENFVKSSFKILDKTMVKELWGFVKTLKEEQK; this comes from the exons ATGGACGGCGATATTTCAGACATGAGCAGacctcaaatgtatttatttg GTTGTACCTTGACATCGGACAAACGAGAGTACAAAGTTGACGTCGACGACGATGAAACAGAGCAACAGCTGTCCCTTAAAGCG GTCTGCTTGGGAGCAGATGCTGAAGAGAAATTCCACACGGTGGAGGTGGAGGCCCACACTTTTGATGGAAAGGCCACCAAAATACCACTAGTTGTGCTCAAGCCATCTGTTCTGCCTTCG ATGGGTTTGGGAGGATTTGAGATCACGCCACCAGTAACTTTGCGTCTCCTCTCTGGGTCTGGACCAGTATACATTAGTGGACAGCATTTTGTTA GTGTCAAAGATTCAGACATTGAAGAGGAAGAACACAACTCATCGCCGGTAAAGCGTCCAGCTGGTCTGATGTTAGGGGGAAAGACCTCACTG AAAAAACTCAAGATGGACTCTGAAGAAGACAgtgatgaggatgaagatgatgatgatgatgaagaggatga tgatgaagaggatgacAGTGATGAAGATGAAGTCACGCCACAAAAGAGCATAAAAAAG GGCCCAGAAACATCGAAGAAGGCCAACAAGAAACTGATGAAACACAACGGTCCTGCTCCGAAAACATCAGGATCGCTGGTTAAGCCACAGAACAAG acACCTGTTCCGGGAAAAGACAAAGCACAGACCGTGCCGCTTGAATCTCCGCTTTTGGCTGAGATAAAGAGCAAGTTGTCGGCATCAGCTAAAGAG GGGAAGCCGTTGCCCAAGTCGGAGCAGAAGTTTGAGAACTTTGTCAAGAGTTCCTTTAAAATTTTGGACAAAACA ATGGTCAAGGAACTGTGGGGTTTTGTGAAGACCCTGAAGGAGGAGCAGAAGTAG
- the npm1b gene encoding nucleophosmin 1b isoform X3, protein MDGDISDMSRPQMYLFGCTLTSDKREYKVDVDDDETEQQLSLKAVCLGADAEEKFHTVEVEAHTFDGKATKIPLVVLKPSVLPSMGLGGFEITPPVTLRLLSGSGPVYISGQHFVSVKDSDIEEEEHNSSPVKRPAGLMLGGKTSLKKLKMDSEEDSDEDEDDDDDEEDDEEDDSDEDEVTPQKSIKKGPETSKKANKKLMKHNGPAPKTSGSLVKPQNKTPVPGKDKAQTVPLESPLLAEIKSKLSASAKEGKPLPKSEQKFENFVKSSFKILDKTMVKELWGFVKTLKEEQK, encoded by the exons ATGGACGGCGATATTTCAGACATGAGCAGacctcaaatgtatttatttg GTTGTACCTTGACATCGGACAAACGAGAGTACAAAGTTGACGTCGACGACGATGAAACAGAGCAACAGCTGTCCCTTAAAGCG GTCTGCTTGGGAGCAGATGCTGAAGAGAAATTCCACACGGTGGAGGTGGAGGCCCACACTTTTGATGGAAAGGCCACCAAAATACCACTAGTTGTGCTCAAGCCATCTGTTCTGCCTTCG ATGGGTTTGGGAGGATTTGAGATCACGCCACCAGTAACTTTGCGTCTCCTCTCTGGGTCTGGACCAGTATACATTAGTGGACAGCATTTTGTTA GTGTCAAAGATTCAGACATTGAAGAGGAAGAACACAACTCATCGCCGGTAAAGCGTCCAGCTGGTCTGATGTTAGGGGGAAAGACCTCACTG AAAAAACTCAAGATGGACTCTGAAGAAGACAgtgatgaggatgaagatgatgatgatgatgaagaggatga tgaagaggatgacAGTGATGAAGATGAAGTCACGCCACAAAAGAGCATAAAAAAG GGCCCAGAAACATCGAAGAAGGCCAACAAGAAACTGATGAAACACAACGGTCCTGCTCCGAAAACATCAGGATCGCTGGTTAAGCCACAGAACAAG acACCTGTTCCGGGAAAAGACAAAGCACAGACCGTGCCGCTTGAATCTCCGCTTTTGGCTGAGATAAAGAGCAAGTTGTCGGCATCAGCTAAAGAG GGGAAGCCGTTGCCCAAGTCGGAGCAGAAGTTTGAGAACTTTGTCAAGAGTTCCTTTAAAATTTTGGACAAAACA ATGGTCAAGGAACTGTGGGGTTTTGTGAAGACCCTGAAGGAGGAGCAGAAGTAG
- the npm1b gene encoding nucleophosmin 1b isoform X1, translated as MDGDISDMSRPQMYLFGCTLTSDKREYKVDVDDDETEQQLSLKAVCLGADAEEKFHTVEVEAHTFDGKATKIPLVVLKPSVLPSMGLGGFEITPPVTLRLLSGSGPVYISGQHFVSVKDSDIEEEEHNSSPVKRPAGLMLGGKTSLKKLKMDSEEDSDEDEDDDDDEEDDDDEEDDSDEDEVTPQKSIKKGPETSKKANKKLMKHNGPAPKTSGSLVKPQNKTPVPGKDKAQTVPLESPLLAEIKSKLSASAKEGKPLPKSEQKFENFVKSSFKILDKTMVKELWGFVKTLKEEQK; from the exons ATGGACGGCGATATTTCAGACATGAGCAGacctcaaatgtatttatttg GTTGTACCTTGACATCGGACAAACGAGAGTACAAAGTTGACGTCGACGACGATGAAACAGAGCAACAGCTGTCCCTTAAAGCG GTCTGCTTGGGAGCAGATGCTGAAGAGAAATTCCACACGGTGGAGGTGGAGGCCCACACTTTTGATGGAAAGGCCACCAAAATACCACTAGTTGTGCTCAAGCCATCTGTTCTGCCTTCG ATGGGTTTGGGAGGATTTGAGATCACGCCACCAGTAACTTTGCGTCTCCTCTCTGGGTCTGGACCAGTATACATTAGTGGACAGCATTTTGTTA GTGTCAAAGATTCAGACATTGAAGAGGAAGAACACAACTCATCGCCGGTAAAGCGTCCAGCTGGTCTGATGTTAGGGGGAAAGACCTCACTG AAAAAACTCAAGATGGACTCTGAAGAAGACAgtgatgaggatgaagatgatgatgatgatgaagaggatga tgatgatgaagaggatgacAGTGATGAAGATGAAGTCACGCCACAAAAGAGCATAAAAAAG GGCCCAGAAACATCGAAGAAGGCCAACAAGAAACTGATGAAACACAACGGTCCTGCTCCGAAAACATCAGGATCGCTGGTTAAGCCACAGAACAAG acACCTGTTCCGGGAAAAGACAAAGCACAGACCGTGCCGCTTGAATCTCCGCTTTTGGCTGAGATAAAGAGCAAGTTGTCGGCATCAGCTAAAGAG GGGAAGCCGTTGCCCAAGTCGGAGCAGAAGTTTGAGAACTTTGTCAAGAGTTCCTTTAAAATTTTGGACAAAACA ATGGTCAAGGAACTGTGGGGTTTTGTGAAGACCCTGAAGGAGGAGCAGAAGTAG